The Candidatus Bathyarchaeota archaeon genome includes a region encoding these proteins:
- a CDS encoding alpha-galactosidase translates to MNVEVSADKSGYISISFDGKPCFTRGCIRLNHFSLEDGSLSFQKSEQFERGVKFYYRCERGALSGEELRLVFESSGNALCVLADPRFEKTGFGEPALTLSFKEVKGFSSALASTNLRLNKDVGEAFGYYSNGLALGKESKTPKPSDKPVYPNPVKPSGPMDFSCWAFPYFLSSPEDVLPFTVHTLIAFEDSFYASLAVASYGYGKSYIAGGEGLSIEVYLGCGSYAPSELLLASIGFSLDPYEAVETAYDILAGKLGVKRRSEKRFPEVFKYLGWCSWNALVRDVDERSVLENVKGIVGKGVPVKFVIIDDGWLNVEDRRLLGFEPDPKKFPNGFKRLVEELRKVGVLKVGVWKTLQGYWRGLSPKGFENYGEAVVKCSDGRVLPNPDGFKCFKLYFDFYSYLRGEGISFLKVDNQYDIMRCFRCLKPVGYAAAGLEYSMQSAALGNGLDVLNCMCMVPENFSFWSSTNVARVSEDYIPFWRGGAKLHTLYCVYNSLWYGQLTTPDFDMFMTGDPYGILHAVLRAISGGPIYITDRAETLNVEVARMLVFSDGRVPMPDGVALPCRDCLFKDPYNGSTALKVFNRVGDKGLVAVFNITRDEVDVVAKVSAEDALLPAGRYVAYGVLSKTLTVLEEGGVVERTLKPLECELYVVSPVKEGVAVIGLVNLLVAPKGVSYERRVDGSLELISEDRGVLAVYVEDAVSSVSVNGKPCKKVERLTGEPYTYMVRDRLVEVYVDRPGSLVIIRTR, encoded by the coding sequence ATGAACGTCGAGGTATCTGCGGATAAAAGCGGCTATATATCCATAAGCTTCGATGGGAAACCATGCTTCACTAGGGGATGTATTAGACTCAACCACTTTAGCCTCGAAGACGGGTCGCTGAGCTTTCAAAAGTCGGAGCAGTTTGAGAGAGGTGTTAAGTTTTACTATCGGTGCGAGCGCGGAGCCTTATCCGGTGAGGAGCTGCGCTTGGTTTTCGAAAGCTCCGGGAACGCTTTATGCGTCTTAGCCGATCCTAGGTTTGAGAAAACAGGTTTTGGAGAACCCGCCTTAACGCTGAGTTTCAAAGAGGTTAAAGGTTTCAGCTCTGCTTTAGCGTCTACGAACCTTAGGCTTAACAAGGATGTCGGGGAGGCTTTCGGGTACTACTCGAACGGGCTTGCCTTGGGTAAGGAGTCTAAAACCCCCAAGCCCTCAGATAAGCCCGTGTATCCGAACCCTGTTAAACCCTCGGGGCCTATGGATTTCTCATGCTGGGCGTTTCCCTACTTCCTAAGCTCACCAGAGGATGTTCTACCGTTTACGGTTCATACGCTTATAGCTTTCGAAGACAGCTTCTACGCTTCCTTAGCCGTCGCAAGCTACGGATACGGTAAAAGCTACATCGCAGGCGGGGAAGGGTTATCCATCGAGGTCTACCTCGGATGCGGAAGCTACGCCCCAAGCGAGCTTCTACTGGCCTCTATAGGGTTTAGCCTCGACCCGTATGAAGCCGTCGAGACGGCGTACGACATTTTGGCAGGTAAGCTCGGTGTTAAACGTAGGAGCGAGAAGCGGTTTCCCGAGGTTTTTAAGTACTTGGGCTGGTGTTCTTGGAACGCTTTGGTCAGGGATGTCGATGAGAGGTCTGTGCTTGAAAACGTCAAGGGAATAGTCGGTAAAGGCGTCCCCGTTAAGTTCGTCATCATAGACGATGGATGGCTTAACGTCGAGGATCGTAGGCTCTTGGGATTTGAACCAGATCCCAAGAAGTTTCCGAATGGGTTTAAGAGGCTTGTCGAAGAGCTTAGGAAAGTAGGTGTTCTAAAGGTCGGTGTTTGGAAGACTTTGCAGGGCTACTGGAGGGGGCTTTCGCCTAAGGGCTTTGAAAACTATGGGGAAGCGGTAGTGAAATGTAGCGACGGGAGGGTTCTTCCGAACCCTGATGGGTTTAAATGCTTCAAGCTGTACTTCGACTTCTACTCTTATCTCAGAGGCGAGGGTATCAGCTTCCTTAAGGTCGATAACCAGTATGATATTATGCGTTGCTTCAGATGCCTTAAACCCGTGGGCTACGCGGCGGCTGGGCTGGAGTACTCTATGCAGTCGGCCGCCCTCGGAAACGGCTTGGACGTTTTAAACTGCATGTGTATGGTCCCGGAGAACTTCAGCTTCTGGTCCTCCACAAACGTCGCGAGGGTTTCGGAGGACTACATACCCTTCTGGAGGGGAGGGGCTAAGCTTCATACGCTTTACTGCGTCTACAACAGCCTGTGGTACGGCCAGCTGACGACACCAGACTTCGACATGTTCATGACCGGAGACCCATATGGGATTCTTCACGCGGTCCTAAGGGCTATAAGCGGAGGACCGATTTACATAACCGATAGGGCTGAGACCCTGAACGTCGAAGTCGCCAGGATGCTCGTGTTCAGCGATGGTAGGGTGCCTATGCCGGACGGCGTTGCCCTGCCTTGTAGAGACTGTCTATTTAAGGACCCGTACAACGGGTCGACGGCTCTGAAGGTCTTCAACAGGGTTGGGGATAAGGGGTTGGTAGCGGTCTTCAACATAACTAGGGATGAGGTCGATGTGGTGGCGAAGGTTTCAGCCGAGGATGCCCTGCTACCGGCTGGTAGATACGTGGCCTACGGTGTCCTAAGCAAGACGCTTACAGTTCTCGAGGAGGGAGGGGTTGTCGAGAGAACTCTGAAGCCTCTAGAGTGCGAGCTTTACGTAGTCTCACCGGTGAAGGAGGGGGTTGCGGTCATAGGGCTGGTAAACCTCTTGGTGGCTCCAAAGGGCGTCTCGTACGAGAGAAGAGTTGACGGGAGTCTTGAGCTTATATCCGAGGATAGGGGTGTTTTAGCGGTATACGTCGAGGACGCTGTGTCATCTGTATCTGTTAACGGGAAACCCTGTAAGAAGGTCGAGAGGCTTACAGGAGAACCCTACACATATATGGTTAGAGATAGACTCGTCGAGGTCTACGTAGACCGGCCAGGCTCTCTAGTGATCATAAGGACCCGGTAG
- a CDS encoding Gfo/Idh/MocA family oxidoreductase, protein MSKYSVGVVGCGGIAPSHIRGWLDTGSAEVVAVADIDLARAKALADKFGVERFYGDYTEMLREESLDLVSICTWAQTHAEITVRAAENGVKGILCEKPMAVSLGEADEMVETCDKYGVKLAVRYQRRFHPVHLSVRKLISEGSIGRPMLAHGRREDGLLNNGSHMINTVRFWLGDPEPDWVIGQVERKTDRYERGIPIEDLCMGLVAFKDGAKLLIESDTPVSSRLEWFQVVLECSDGLVFVTDREARVLSSDGWFKLEPVKDEATEFSQLIDWVEGKVDSHRSSGYQARIDIEIMMAIYESSRTRSLVRMPLETSENPLFMMIREGKLPVLKPGRYDIRLPKELWGLLKPP, encoded by the coding sequence GTGTCTAAATATTCGGTCGGGGTCGTGGGTTGCGGTGGTATAGCCCCTAGCCATATCCGGGGTTGGCTGGATACAGGGTCCGCCGAGGTGGTCGCGGTCGCCGATATAGACCTCGCCAGGGCTAAGGCTTTGGCCGATAAGTTTGGTGTCGAGAGGTTCTACGGCGATTATACGGAGATGCTTAGGGAGGAGAGCTTAGACCTTGTGAGCATCTGCACGTGGGCTCAGACCCATGCCGAGATAACGGTTAGAGCCGCCGAAAACGGTGTTAAGGGCATCTTATGCGAGAAACCTATGGCCGTGAGTTTAGGCGAGGCCGATGAGATGGTCGAAACATGCGACAAGTATGGTGTTAAGTTGGCTGTGAGATACCAGCGTAGGTTTCACCCGGTCCACCTATCCGTTAGAAAGCTCATCTCAGAAGGCTCCATCGGAAGGCCTATGTTGGCGCATGGGAGGAGGGAGGACGGTCTTCTCAACAACGGCTCGCACATGATAAATACCGTCAGGTTCTGGCTGGGAGACCCCGAGCCCGATTGGGTCATCGGTCAGGTCGAGCGTAAGACGGATAGGTATGAGAGGGGTATACCCATAGAGGACCTATGTATGGGTCTCGTCGCTTTCAAAGACGGTGCTAAGCTACTTATAGAGTCGGACACCCCCGTCTCATCCCGTCTGGAGTGGTTTCAGGTGGTATTGGAGTGTTCAGACGGCTTAGTGTTCGTTACCGATAGGGAGGCTAGGGTTTTATCGAGCGACGGGTGGTTTAAGCTTGAGCCTGTTAAAGACGAAGCCACAGAGTTTTCGCAGCTGATAGATTGGGTCGAGGGGAAGGTCGATAGTCACAGAAGTAGCGGCTATCAGGCTCGGATAGATATCGAGATTATGATGGCTATATACGAGTCAAGCCGCACTAGGAGCTTGGTACGCATGCCTCTAGAGACCTCGGAGAATCCTCTGTTCATGATGATTAGGGAGGGTAAACTACCGGTTCTTAAACCCGGGAGATACGACATAAGGCTTCCAAAAGAGTTGTGGGGCTTGCTTAAACCACCTTAA